The following are encoded together in the Erpetoichthys calabaricus chromosome 16, fErpCal1.3, whole genome shotgun sequence genome:
- the six4a gene encoding homeobox protein SIX4a, with amino-acid sequence MSSSSNEVRSAGEIKKENVSSGEEPELLALNSALLPMEHADQVHTELLLSASSALAFSPEQVACVCEALQQGGNLDRLARFLWSLPQSDLLRGNESILKAQALVAFHQGRYPELYSILETHNFSPCNHSCLQDLWYKARYTEAEKARGRPLGAVDKYRLRRKYPLPRTIWDGEETVYCFKERSRNALKELYKQNRYPSPAEKRNLAKITGLSLTQVSNWFKNRRQRDRNPSEAQSKSESDGNHSTEDESSKGQDDPSPRPLSSSSDGLASHSSIQLSSDSEGLIIQQLGDAKLPSTSPGAMFNGGLVTASTPTVFLNGSSYIQTPGNVLFNGLNMGGTQAVALNPLRNSNPIVNSRAENGELVLQDKDMKIHGPNSIMSYNVSLPGAPFPVSVSSSEIKIGSTQTVSSQDGASVLTFTTCNGPLQVNQYSVVQLPTCDTNGQQVNGLPSFLMPSITTAPPQGNPLMNSTHPEQTEAFSSGQSSTPNLQHGKLLLSPLQPSPVLYSPPSMQQMVASIKQEPPEGGFTFSHLMPVDQNGQISVSTSSVNVSGMAIDTLSPSFSVISTPGLGSSGSLNSSSSGSMCSTQSSQPTSPADSSPSSEAAGNSNGYAALHDTPLTTTAGQGTFTVFSTQQGLARESGRGTDDDRTNQHLPHDYSHQQSTIQQLLPALKGNFLSISEGRSSEDMIILESKSKCAVSEMVRVICGQMENEDKQLAKLQNVQMEEDISEI; translated from the exons ATGTCTTCTTCCTCAAACGAAGTCAGAAGTGCAGGCGAAATCAAGAAAGAGAATGTGTCCTCGGGAGAGGAGCCGGAGCTGCTAGCGCTGAATTCTGCGCTGCTGCCTATGGAGCATGCCGACCAGGTGCACACTGAACTCCTGCTCTCTGCTTCCTCCGCCTTGGCTTTTTCCCCTGAGCAAGTGGCGTGTGTGTGTGAAGCTCTGCAGCAGGGGGGTAACCTGGACCGCTTGGCCAGGTTTCTGTGGTCATTGCCCCAGAGCGACCTCCTACGTGGCAATGAAAGCATCCTGAAGGCACAAGCCTTAGTTGCCTTTCACCAGGGACGGTACCCGGAGCTTTACAGCATTTTGGAGACCCACAACTTTAGCCCGTGCAACCACTCATGTCTTCAGGATCTGTGGTACAAGGCTCGTTACACAGAGGCGGAGAAAGCGCGTGGTAGACCACTTGGAGCCGTGGACAAGTACAGACTGAGGAGAAAATACCCGCTGCCCCGGACGATCTGGGACGGGGAGGAAACTGTCTACTGTTTTAAAGAGAGGTCCAGAAACGCTTTAAAGGAACTGTATAAACAGAACCGTTACCCGTCCCCAGCCGAGAAGAGAAACCTAGCCAAAATCACGGGGCTGTCTCTTACCCAGGTCAGTAACTGGTTCAAGAACAGGCGACAGAGGGACCGGAACCCATCCGAAGCGCAGTCCAAAAG tgaatcTGATGGCAACCACAGCACTGAAGATGAGTCCAGTAAGGGGCAAGATGATCCTTCTCCTCGGCCCTTGTCTAGCTCTTCTGATGGGCTAGCCAGTCACAGTAGCATCCAACTATCAAGTGACTCGGAGGGCCTGATCATCCAACAGCTTGGGGATGCAAAACTGCCATCCACCTCCCCTGGTGCAATGTTCAATGGGGGTCTGGTGACGGCTAGTACACCCACTGTATTCCTTAATGGCAGCTCTTATATTCAGACCCCCGGGAATGTTCTCTTCAATGGACTGAACATGGGAGGGACACAAGCTGTGGCACTAAACCCCCTTAGAAACAGCAACCCAATTGTAAACAGCAGGGCAGAGAATGGTGAGCTGGTGCTACaagacaaagacatgaaaatTCACGGGCCGAATTCGATCATGTCTTACAACGTCAGTTTGCCAGGTGCCCCCTTTCCAGTGAGTGTTAGCTCCAGTGAGATTAAAATCGGAAGCACACAAACTGTATCATCTCAGGATGGGGCGTCAGtgcttacttttacaacatgtaaTGGGCCTCTTCAAGTCAATCAGTACAGTGTGGTGCAGCTTCCTACCTGTGACACAAATGGGCAGCAAGTTAATGGACTTCCTTCTTTTCTTATGCCATCTATCACAACAGCACCTCCACAAG GTAACCCTTTAATGAACTCCACACACCCTGAGCAGACAGAGGCCTTCTCCAGCGGACAGTCATCCACTCCAAATTTACAGCACGGAAAATTACTCCTCAGTCCTCTGCAGCCCAGCCCAGTGCTGTACTCTCCGCCCAGTATGCAACAGATGGTGGCATCCATTAAGCAGGAGCCACCCGAGGGAGGTTTCACCTTCTCTCATCTAATGCCTGTTGACCAAAATGGCCAAATTAGTGTGAGCACATCCTCTGTGAATGTTTCCGGGATGGCGATAGACACACTGAGTCCCAGCTTCTCGGTCATCTCCACTCCTGGACTTGGTTCGTCTGGCTCTTTGAACTCAAGCAGCTCAGGCAGCATGTGTTctactcaaagtagccagcctacGTCTCCAGCAGACAGCAGCCCCTCCAGCGAGGCAGCAGGCAACAGCAATGGTTATGCAGCTCTGCATGACACTCCATTGACAACCACAGCTGGCCAGGGGACGTTTACCGTGTTCTCCACCCAGCAGGGATTGGCTAGAGAAAGTGGAAGAGGAACTGATGATGACAGAACAAACCAGCACCTTCCTCATGACTACAGCCACCAGCAGAGCACCATCCAACAGCTACTGCCAGCTTTGAAGGGGAACTTCTTGTCCATATCAGAGGGCAGGTCCAGTGAAGACATGATAATTCTGGAGTCCAAGTCCAAATGTGCAGTTAGTGAAATGGTGAGGGTCATCTGTGGACAAATGGAAAATGAGGACAAGCAGCTGGCCAAACTTCAGAATGTGCAGATGGAAGAAGACATTAGCGAGATATAA